Proteins from one Diprion similis isolate iyDipSimi1 chromosome 3, iyDipSimi1.1, whole genome shotgun sequence genomic window:
- the LOC124404473 gene encoding 4-coumarate--CoA ligase 1-like, whose product MRSQGLLPRDVVAICSEHHLDAVLSYFASLYLGATFSLSNASLEIADLHHRFTILRPKMIFVSENAVTAVTAAAKTANIDPKIIVFGKSTDFLDFESVIAESSADQVKNFECTPIESSREIASIMFSSGTTGLSKGAGISHASLLMQACTTSEQFGMTGQICLHFGIFDWITTIHFIFMSLSLGIPRLIVKAFEEHSACALMEKYKVNWVFMSPSMINKLVKSDALDTHDLSSLNRIIYGGAPLSATSYEALSKYLPKAQIIGAYGMTELGGYFAIQPINSRLDGSCGKILYNAQLKVIDTDSGRVLGARKKGELLLRTDFMMHSYYKNLEDTAKLIDEEGWIHSGDIGYYDENGNIFVIDRMKELVKYHDHHIYPSEIESLLLTHPRVKEVAVVGQPRPGADDLLMAFVVTTADSFNISNEVIGAELVDLVATKLSDYKRLRGGVKFLEHMPKSPTGKIRREKLRQIARDMLSADAAA is encoded by the exons ATGAGGTCACAGGGCCTACTTCCACGGGATGTCGTCGCAATCTGTAGCGAACATCATTTGGACGCTGTGTTGTCCTACTTTGCGTCATTGTACCTCGGAGCTACCTTTAGTCTTTCAAATGCTTCGCTGGAAATAG CGGACCTTCACCACCGGTTTACCATCCTTAGACCAAAAATGATATTTGTCAGTGAGAATGCAGTCACAGCTGTTACCGCGGCCGCTAAAACAGCAAATATTGatccaaaaataattgtttttggCAAATCTACTGATTTCCTCGACTTCGAGAGCGTAATTGCAGAATCAAGTGCTGACcaagtcaaaaattttgagtgTACCCCGATCGAGTCATCGAGGGAAATTGCTTCGATAATGTTTTCCTCCGGTACAACTGGTTTGTCAAAAGGTGCCGGGATAAGCCACGCATCTCTCCTGATGCAAGCGTGCACAACATCAGAACAGTTCGGTATGACCGGGCAAATTTGCCTGCACTTTGGAATATTTGATTGGATCACTACGATACACTTTATATTCATGAGTCTGAGCTTGGGCATTCCTAGACTCATAGTAAAGGCCTTCGAAGAGCACTCAGCTTGTGCCCTGATGGAAAAATACAAA GTTAACTGGGTTTTCATGTCTCCGAGTATGATCAACAAGTTAGTGAAATCCGACGCGTTGGATACACACGATCTTTCATCCCTAAATCGAATCATATATGGCGGGGCGCCGTTATCCGCAACATCGTACGAAGCCCTATCCAAGTACTTGCCCAAGGCCCAGATCATCGGGGCTTACGGAATGACGGAGCTTGGTGGTTACTTCGCAATTCAGCCGATTAACTCAAGGCTTGATGGTTCATGCGGTAAAATTCTTTATAATGCCCAGCTGAAGGTGATCGATACGGATTCAGGGCGCGTATTAGGGGCCAGAAAAAAGGGTGAATTACTGCTGAGGACTGACTTTATGATGCATTCTTATTACAAAAATCTCGAAGACACAGCTAAGCTCATTGACGAGGAAG GATGGATCCACTCCGGAGATATCGGATATTACGACGAAAATGGGAATATTTTTGTGATCGACAGAATGAAGGAGTTGGTCAAGTATCATGATCATCACATATATCCATCCGAAATCGAGAGTTTACTGTTGACTCATCCCAGAGTCAAGGAAGTGGCCGTCGTGGGCCAGCCTCGTCCTGGTGCCGACGACCTTCTGATGGCCTTTGTCGTTACGACAGCGGACTCCTTTAACATCAGCAACGAG GTTATTGGAGCGGAATTAGTTGACCTCGTGGCCACCAAGCTTTCAGATTACAAACGACTTCGCGGAGGTGTCAAGTTCCTTGAGCATATGCCGAAGTCCCCGACTGGGAAGATCCGACGTGAAAAACTGCGACAAATCGCGAGAGATATGCTAAGTGCTGATGCCGCGGCTTGA